A window of the Brassica oleracea var. oleracea cultivar TO1000 chromosome C1, BOL, whole genome shotgun sequence genome harbors these coding sequences:
- the LOC106325825 gene encoding LOW QUALITY PROTEIN: auxin-responsive protein IAA26-like (The sequence of the model RefSeq protein was modified relative to this genomic sequence to represent the inferred CDS: inserted 1 base in 1 codon), producing the protein MEGCPRNRELCPKLLDLIPQGRDWYHEENNNTDQEKKLELRLGPPGGYEEDHSSTKKNTETRNNNIKKEAEDKSIFSPSKNHFSPSNRTNLPHISHKRTAPGPVVGWPPVRSFRKNLATTSSSKLVNESSHVGQINKNGDGVKQVEPKREGMFVKINMDSVPIGRKIDLNAYNSYEQLSFGVDKLFRGLLAAQRDTSGGEGEEKPIIGLLDGKGEFTLTYEDNEGDKMLVGDVPWQMFVSSVKRLRVIKSSEISSALRFGCSQQXEDEELKSGLETSST; encoded by the exons ATGGAGGGTTGTCCAAGAAACAGAGAACTCTGTCCTAAACTCCTTGATTTGATTCCTCAAGGAAGAGATTGGTACCATGAAGAAAACAACAACACAGATCAAGAAAAGAAACTTGAGCTAAGGCTTGGACCACCCGGTGGTTATGAAGAGGATCATTCATCGACGAAGAAGAACACAGAGACAAGAAACAACAACATCAAGAAAGAAGCAGAAGACAAATCTATCTTCAGTCCCAGCAAAAACCATTTCTCTCCATCCAACAGAACTAATCTTCCTCACATCTCTCATAAAAG AACCGCTCCTGGTCCAGTGGTGGGTTGGCCTCCGGTTCGTTCATTCAGAAAAAATCTAGCGACTACAAGCTCTTCAAAGCTGGTAAACGAATCCTCCCACGTAGGTCAAATCAACAAGAATGGTGATGGTGTGAAGCAAGTCGAACCTAAGAGGGAAGGCATGTTTGTAAAGATCAACATGGACAGTGTTCCAATTGGTAGAAAAATCGATCTCAATGCTTACAATAGCTACGAACAGCTCTCTTTTGGTGTAGACAAACTCTTCAGAGGTCTACTCGCAG CTCAAAGAGATACCTCTGGTGGTGAAGGAGAAGAGAAACCGATCATTGGTTTACTGGATGGTAAAGGAGAATTTACTTTAACTTATGAAGACAATGAAGGGGACAAGATGCTTGTTGGGGATGTTCCTTGGCA AATGTTCGTTTCATCTGTCAAGAGGCTGCGTGTGATTAAAAGCTCTGAGATTTCATCTGCTTTGAGAT TTGGATGCAGTCAGC GAGAAGATGAGGAACTAAAGAGTGGGTTAGAAACTTCTTCTACATGA